In the Nocardioides marmotae genome, GCCGGCGTGACGGCCCTGACCCTGGCGGCCCAGGTCGGTCCGGTGCGCAACGCCCTGCTCGGCCGGATCAAGCAGGGGGAGGGCCCCGACGAGGCCCGCCGCGCGAAGTCCTGGTTCACCGTCGACTTCGTCGGGGAGACCGGGGGCCGCACCATCCACACCCGCGTCTCCGGCGGCGACCCCGGCTACGGCGAGACCGCCAAGATGCTCGCCGAGTCCGCGATGTGCCTGGCCCTCGACGACAACCCGCCCACCTCCGGCTCGGTCACCACCGCCGCCGCGATGGGCGACCACCTGCTCGCCCGCCTCCAGTCCGCCGGGATGCGCTTCGAGGTCCTCGACTGATCTGTGTTCCCTGGCCCCGGCCCGGAGGTCGGGGCCGGGGTCAGGCCCAGGACAGCGGCGCCGCCCCGTAACCGCCGACCGCGCGCCCGGCGGTCCGGCCGTCGAGGAGGAACGGCGGCGGGACCACCGTCAGCCGGCCGTGCGGGGAGTCGACGGTCACCGTCGGCACCGGCAGGTCCGCGACCGGCTCGGCCGGCTCAGCGACCGGTCGCGGGAGGTCGAGCAGGGTGCGGGCGGCGCCGAGCAGGCTGGCCCGGACGAGGCCGCCCCGGCCACGGGCGAGCAGCGTGAGGACCCGGGCGGCCAGCAGGTAGCCCGTGGCGTGGTCGAGGGCCTGGACGGGGAGCGCGCCGGGGCGGCCGTCGCGGCCGTAGGCATCGGCGATCCCGGACGCGGCCTGCACGATCGAGTCGAACCCGGGATGGTGCCCCCACGGGCCCTCCTCGCCCCACGCCGACAGCGACCCGACGACCAGCGTGGGGTCGCGCTCGAGGAGCGACCGGGGATCAAACCCGAACCGCGCCAGGGACCCCGGGCGGTAGCCGAGGAGGACCACGTCGGCCCGGGTCAGCAGCCGCCGTACCTCCGCGCCCGCGGTGGCGAGGTCGACCTCGGCCGAGCGCTTCCCCATGCCGTTGGAGAGGTACTGGTCGATCAGCTCGGGGCGGTGCGGGGGGTCCAGGCGCAGCACGTCGGCCCCCAGGCAGGCGAGCACCTGGGAGCAGGTGGGGCCGGCGATCACCCGGGTCAGGTCGAGGACGCGCACCCCGTCGAGGGGGAGCCCCGTCGTCCTCGGCAGCGGGCGGCGCTCGGCGTGCGGCTCCACGGTGGACCACGGCTCGGCGGCGGTGGCGGCTCCGTGGGGGTGCTGGGCCCAGGCCGCCGCGGTACGGACGACGGTGGCGATGCCGCCCGCGCCGACGACCCGCGCCTCGACGTCCTCGGCGGCCATCGCGGCGACCACCTCGGTCAGCTGCGCGCGGTCCTCGACCTCCAGGGCGCTGCGCAGGGCCTCGGCGTGGTGCGGGTAGTTGGCGTGCAGCCGGACCCAGCCGTCCCGGGCCTCGACGAAGCCCGAGAGCGGCGCCCAGCCCTCGCCCTCCCGGCCGTCGATGCGCAGGTGGTCGGGGGCCGCGAACGCGGCGGCCACGAGCGCGGGCGTCGTCGTGATGCTGCCGAGGGCCGATCCGCGTCGAGCCGCGAGGTCGGCGGCGGCCGCGCAGACCTCGCCGACGGCCTCCCCGGCGAGCCGCTCGACGTCGAGGGGGCCGCTACCGGCCCACCAACGCCCCGCTGCGGTGTCGGCTGGGGTGTCCATGTGGCGCACGCTAGCGGCCGCTGCGGGTGGGCCCGCCGCGCGCAGTCGTGGTTCACCGTGGACGTCGTCCGCGAGACCGACGGCCGCACCATCCACACCCGCGTCTCCGGCGACCCCGCCGAGTCGGCACTTCTGGCCGGCCGAGTGGGCAGTTCTGGTCGGTCGAGTGGGCAGTTCTAGCGGTGGGGTCGGCAAGTGCGGTCTCGACGTACCGGAACTGCAGTCTCGGCACGTCGGAAGTGAGGTTTCGGCACGCCAGAAGTGAGGTTTCGGCGGAGTGGAACGGGAGGAGGAGCCGGTGGTGCCCCAGGCAGGAGTCGAACCTGCGACCTTTCGCTTAGGAGGCGGCTGCTCTATCCGCTGAGCTACTGGGGCGGCGCGTCCATCCTGGCAGGCCGAAAGTGCGTCCGCGATGCGAGGGTCGCCAGGCCGGGTCCTTAACCTGGGAGTGGGTCCGCGACGCATGGGGAAGGAGGGCCCGGTGCTTCGACGTGTCCTCGTCCTCCTGGCGATCGTGCTCGGCGTCAGCGTGCTGGTGACGACCGCGCTCGCCTCCCCGAAGCGCCAGGACGTGCCTCGGCAGGTCGAGCAGACGACGCCCACGGCCGGCCAGCGCTCGGGGATGAACTCCCAGGGCTATGAGTACGAGCGCCCGCGGCACCGGCCCGAGGCCCGGCGCGCCGACGACGACCGGCCGAACATCGTGCTCATCACCACCGACGACCAGGCCCTCACCGACATGCGGTGGATGCCGAAGACCCGTCGCTGGCTCGGCCGCGGCGGGGTGACGTTCCGCAACATGATCTCCCCGCACCCGCTGTGCTGCCCGGCGCGCGCGGAGATCCTCACCGGCCAGTTCGCGCAGAACAACGGCGTCCACACCAACGCCGGTCCCTACGGCGGCGCCGGCGCGCTCGTCGACCCCGACAACACCCTGGCCTCGTGGCTGCAGAAGTCCGGCTACCTGGTCGGGATGAGCGGGAAGTACCTCAACCAGTACGACGCCACCCAGGGCGTGCCGGACGGCTGGGACTACTGGAACGTCGCCACGACCAACCAGTTCGGCTACCTGCGCTACCCGATGTACGGCAACGGGGAGCCGACCTTCCACGCCACCGAGTACTCCAGCGACGTCATCCGCGACGACACCGTCCGGCTCGTCGAGCAGTGGTCGGAGGCCGACCAGCCGTTCTTCATCTGGGCCTCCTACTACGCCCCCCACGGCCTGTGCGCCGACGCCGCCGGCTGCGCCAAGCCGCCGCTGCCGGCCCCGCGGCACCGCCACCTGTACCCGAACGCGGCCGCCCCGTCGCTGCGCAAGCCGTCCTTCGACGAGGACGACGTGCGCGACAAGAGCCACGAGATCCGCAAGCGCGACAAGGTCGGGCGCCGCTCGGCGACGTACCTCCACCGCCAGCGGATCCGCTCGCTCGCCGCGGTCGACCAGGGCGTCGACCGGACCTTCAAGGCGCTGCGCAAGGCCGGCGAGCTCGACGACACGGTCGTGGTCTTCACCTCCGACAACGGCTACCTGCTCGGCGAGCACCGCTACCGCGGCAAGATCCTCCCCTACGAGGAGTCGATCCGGGTGCCGCTGCTGGTCCGCGGCCCCGGCGTGCCGAAGGGCGCCACCCGCGACCAGACCGTCACCACGGTCGACCTCGCCCCGACCGTGCTCGAGCTGGCCGAGGTGGAGCCGGGCCGGGTGGTCGACGGCCGCTCGATCCTGCCGTTCGTGCGCGACCGGGACCGCCGCCGTACCGACACCGACATCCTCATCCAGGCCGGCGGCCGCCCCGACGAGACGCCGACCCCGTGGTGGTACCGCGGCGTCCGCAACGAGCGGTGGACCTTCGTGCGGTGGAGCGAGCAGGGCTTCCTCGAGCTCTACGACAACCGGCGGGACCGCTACCAGCTCCAGAACCTCGCGTACGACGCCCGCCACCGGCCCGTGGTGCGCGAGATGCTGCGTCGCCTCAAGGTCCTCCGCGACTGCGCCGGCGAGGAGTGCCGGGTCGACCTCGGTCCGCCCCCGCGGCCCCGGACGTGACTCGGCCGGGCCCCGGGCCGGCCCCGGGCCGGACCCGGTGCGGCTGAGAGCACGCTGAGGGTTTTTGGGGTTCCTCGGACCCGCCGGTCAGAATGGGGTGTCCCTGTCGATTCAAAGGTGATCCATGCCCGACGAGCAGCCCGCGCAACCCGAGCCGTCCCAGCCCGGCCCATCGCGGGCCGAGGCGCGCCGCAAGCCCGACACCCGCGGCCGGTCCGGTCGCCGCAAGGGCCGCCCCCGTCGGCGACACACCGTCGCCCGCGTGCTCGGCGCCACCGTCGTGGTGCTCGCGATGGTCACCGGCCTCTCGGTGGTCTTCCTCTACCGCTCGCTCAACGGCGACCTCAACGTCGACGACCTCGACCCCCAGCTCGGCACCGACCGCCCCACCGCCGCGCCGGTCGAGGGCCCGCAGGACCCGCTGAACATCCTGGTCATGGGCGACGACACCCGCGAGGGCGCCGGCAACGACATCGACCAGGAGGCCGGTGGCGGGTCGGACACCACGATCCTCTTCCACCTCTCCGCGGACCGGGAGAACGCCTACGGCGTGAGCATCCCGCGCGACACCCTCGTCGACCGCCCCGAGTGCTACACCGAGGACGGCGACACGATCCCCGCCGAGAGCGGGGCGATGTGGAACGTCGCCTACTCCGTGGGCGGGCCCGCCTGCACGATGCGGCAGTTCGAGCAGCTGACCGGCATCAAGCTCGACAACTACGTGGTCGTGGACTTCCAGGGCTTCCAGGACATGGTCGATGCGATCGACGGCGTCGAGGTCTGCATCCCCGAGGACATCTCCGACCCCGCGCACGGCATCAACATCCCGGCCGGCACCCGCGAGATCGAGGGCAAGGAGGCGCTCAACTACGTGCGCGCCCGCTACACCCTCGGCGACGGCTCGGACATCGGCCGGATCAAGCGGCAGCAGGCGTTCATCGCGGCCATGGCCAAGAAGGTCGTCTCCGGCAACGTGCTGGCCCGGCCCGACCGGGTCGTGAACTTCCTCGGCGCGGCGATCGACTCGCTGACCACCGACTTCGAGAACCTCTGGCAGCTCGGGAAGGTCGGCTACAGCTTCCAGCACATCGGGCTCGACAACATCAAGTTCATCACCGTGCCGTTCCAGTACAGCGAGGTCGACCCGGGACGGGTCGAGTGGCTGCCCGAGGCCGAGCGCCTCTGGCAGCGGGTGATCAACGACGAGCCGCTGAGCCGCCGTCTCCAGGCCGGCGTGATCACCGCGGGCGACGTCCCCGGCACCAGCAACCCCGGCGAGGGCTCCGGCGGCGCCGGCCCCGACGACGGTCCGTCCGGCAGCGCCTCGCCCGATGTCGACCCCGAGCGCGCCGCCGAGCTCGAGGCCGCCGGTCTGTGCGCATGAGCCCGGAGCGTGCGGGTCAGGCGCCGGCGAGCGGGTCGGCGAGCCAGGGCGCGGACCGGTCGACCACC is a window encoding:
- a CDS encoding CoA transferase gives rise to the protein MDTPADTAAGRWWAGSGPLDVERLAGEAVGEVCAAAADLAARRGSALGSITTTPALVAAAFAAPDHLRIDGREGEGWAPLSGFVEARDGWVRLHANYPHHAEALRSALEVEDRAQLTEVVAAMAAEDVEARVVGAGGIATVVRTAAAWAQHPHGAATAAEPWSTVEPHAERRPLPRTTGLPLDGVRVLDLTRVIAGPTCSQVLACLGADVLRLDPPHRPELIDQYLSNGMGKRSAEVDLATAGAEVRRLLTRADVVLLGYRPGSLARFGFDPRSLLERDPTLVVGSLSAWGEEGPWGHHPGFDSIVQAASGIADAYGRDGRPGALPVQALDHATGYLLAARVLTLLARGRGGLVRASLLGAARTLLDLPRPVAEPAEPVADLPVPTVTVDSPHGRLTVVPPPFLLDGRTAGRAVGGYGAAPLSWA
- a CDS encoding sulfatase family protein gives rise to the protein MLRRVLVLLAIVLGVSVLVTTALASPKRQDVPRQVEQTTPTAGQRSGMNSQGYEYERPRHRPEARRADDDRPNIVLITTDDQALTDMRWMPKTRRWLGRGGVTFRNMISPHPLCCPARAEILTGQFAQNNGVHTNAGPYGGAGALVDPDNTLASWLQKSGYLVGMSGKYLNQYDATQGVPDGWDYWNVATTNQFGYLRYPMYGNGEPTFHATEYSSDVIRDDTVRLVEQWSEADQPFFIWASYYAPHGLCADAAGCAKPPLPAPRHRHLYPNAAAPSLRKPSFDEDDVRDKSHEIRKRDKVGRRSATYLHRQRIRSLAAVDQGVDRTFKALRKAGELDDTVVVFTSDNGYLLGEHRYRGKILPYEESIRVPLLVRGPGVPKGATRDQTVTTVDLAPTVLELAEVEPGRVVDGRSILPFVRDRDRRRTDTDILIQAGGRPDETPTPWWYRGVRNERWTFVRWSEQGFLELYDNRRDRYQLQNLAYDARHRPVVREMLRRLKVLRDCAGEECRVDLGPPPRPRT
- a CDS encoding LCP family protein — translated: MPDEQPAQPEPSQPGPSRAEARRKPDTRGRSGRRKGRPRRRHTVARVLGATVVVLAMVTGLSVVFLYRSLNGDLNVDDLDPQLGTDRPTAAPVEGPQDPLNILVMGDDTREGAGNDIDQEAGGGSDTTILFHLSADRENAYGVSIPRDTLVDRPECYTEDGDTIPAESGAMWNVAYSVGGPACTMRQFEQLTGIKLDNYVVVDFQGFQDMVDAIDGVEVCIPEDISDPAHGINIPAGTREIEGKEALNYVRARYTLGDGSDIGRIKRQQAFIAAMAKKVVSGNVLARPDRVVNFLGAAIDSLTTDFENLWQLGKVGYSFQHIGLDNIKFITVPFQYSEVDPGRVEWLPEAERLWQRVINDEPLSRRLQAGVITAGDVPGTSNPGEGSGGAGPDDGPSGSASPDVDPERAAELEAAGLCA